A genomic region of Aspergillus oryzae RIB40 DNA, chromosome 1 contains the following coding sequences:
- a CDS encoding 5-formyltetrahydrofolate cyclo-ligase (5-formyltetrahydrofolate cyclo-ligase), with protein sequence MMTGLQTAKKDLRRKMRDVLQKIPADSIINQSRIATSKLFSLTEYQNAKRIGVYLSMPSGELSTTAIVQDALIDGKEVFIPYIHNVELPSTQQKTSIMDMLALNSMEEFNSLAPDKWGIPSLTKTQVDTRKNCLGGIGVSPSGADKTTDGDWGLDLIVMPGMAFDREFRRLGHGKGYYDHFLTRYSKEVESKTTTPKMPLLVALSLKEQTLPSTEHIPVANHDWPVDVLIVGDNRCFVRHH encoded by the exons ATGATGACCGGTCTACAAACAGCTAAGAAAGATCTTCGCAGGAAAATGCGTGATGTTCTTCAAAAGATCCCCGCAGATTCTATCATCAATCAAT CTAGAATTGCCACAAGCAAGCTGTTCTCTTTAACTGAGTACCAAAATGCAAAAAGAATTGGCGTTTATTTGTCAATGCCGTCGGGCGAGCTATCAACTACAGCTATTGTGCAAGACGCTTTGATAGACGGCAAAGAGGTCTTCATACCCTATATCCATAATGTGGAGCTGCCATCGACGCAGCAGAAGACATCCATCATGGACATGTTGGCCTTGAATTCCATGGAAGAATTCAATTCTCTCGCCCCCGACAAATGGGGCATCCCATCCCTTACGAAAACTCAAGTTGATACAAGAAAGAACTGTCTCGGCGGTATCGGAGTCTCCCCCTCAGGAGCCGATAAGACTACAGATGGAGACTGGGGATTAGATCTGATTGTCATGCCAGGAATGGCCTTCGATCGCGAATTTAGGAGGCTGGGTCATGGTAAAGGATATTATGATCATTTTCTAACTAGGTACTCCAAAGAGGTTGAGAGTAAGACAACGACGCCAAAAATGCCTTTACTTG TTGCCCTCTCTCTCAAGGAGCAAACTTTGCCCTCGACCGAACATATACCCGTTGCAAACCATGACTGGCCAGTAGATGTTCTCATCGTCGGCGACAATAGGTGCTTCGTCCGTCACCACTAA